One genomic window of Streptomyces sp. NBC_01276 includes the following:
- a CDS encoding tyrosine-type recombinase/integrase yields the protein MQRRLLWFLGVDWDRATETETSALVGWLRTAPNPQRRRRSPNSPQAGAVNPRTGKPYLKAGYAPATINHCLTVVSGFYAYHRHYNRGPLINPVPESQAQRRVLAHRAPDGELPQFRRARLRQRVPKTDPRSIPDRMWDEFFAAQTCDRDRAAVLLYVSSGSRAGELLQVTPGDIDWSKQLIWVVTKGRDDREAVPVSPQALIVLAAYLDHIGLPAADQPVLRTRRGPDRPLTYWAMRRVIQRVNDRLGTNWTLHDLRHTAAMRMANDPNLTLAQVRVILRHSDLATTGRYLNARVEDLFDALQAHYTRPRVERTIAPGYDPDDFKAVFGA from the coding sequence GTGCAGAGAAGGCTGCTGTGGTTCCTGGGTGTCGACTGGGACCGCGCGACTGAGACGGAGACCTCCGCACTCGTCGGATGGCTCCGCACCGCGCCGAACCCGCAGCGCCGCCGACGGAGCCCCAACTCGCCGCAGGCGGGCGCGGTCAACCCGCGCACCGGCAAGCCCTACCTCAAGGCCGGTTACGCGCCTGCCACGATCAACCACTGCCTGACCGTGGTCAGCGGCTTCTACGCCTACCACCGGCACTACAACCGCGGTCCGCTGATCAACCCGGTGCCTGAGTCGCAGGCACAGCGACGGGTCCTGGCTCACCGAGCTCCGGACGGCGAACTCCCGCAATTCCGACGGGCCCGGCTGCGCCAGCGGGTCCCCAAGACCGATCCGCGCTCGATTCCGGACAGGATGTGGGACGAGTTCTTTGCCGCGCAGACCTGCGACCGGGACCGGGCAGCCGTCCTGCTCTATGTCTCCAGCGGCTCGCGTGCCGGCGAACTCCTCCAAGTCACGCCAGGAGACATCGACTGGTCCAAGCAGCTGATCTGGGTGGTCACCAAGGGCCGGGACGACCGTGAGGCGGTCCCGGTCAGTCCGCAGGCCCTAATCGTCCTGGCCGCTTATCTCGACCACATCGGGCTGCCGGCGGCCGATCAGCCGGTCCTTCGCACACGCCGGGGTCCGGACCGGCCGCTGACCTACTGGGCGATGCGACGCGTGATCCAGCGGGTGAACGACAGGCTCGGCACGAACTGGACGCTGCACGACCTGCGGCACACCGCCGCGATGCGGATGGCGAACGATCCGAACCTCACGCTCGCCCAGGTCCGGGTGATCCTGCGGCACAGCGACCTTGCGACCACCGGTCGCTACCTCAATGCCAGGGTCGAGGACCTCTTCGACGCCCTCCAAGCCCACTACACCCGGCCGCGCGTCGAGCGGACGATCGCACCGGGCTACGACCCCGACGATTTCAAGGCGGTGTTCGGTGCCTAG
- a CDS encoding S26 family signal peptidase has protein sequence MSRRRSVRSSRSTSTSARSNSGTAAGPTDPPASTNTPASDAPCCRSTRRCCPGSRRSKETWSCAAAYEPGASRLALGGRPLDEPYVKDGDPTAGSAGPFSVTVPQGRVFLLGDNRGNSADSRYRMRMTPGGTVPVTQVLGVALPEKETLRTGVLYGSLIIAGVLALLASAVLGLLWLAARRRRSAVQGAGLGSHGGGTRRSAAPVSGPGRRVTVMGSMRLAWISWPETAVFGTGDLGGVADFVGPPQRVQRNHVALTGIDTPIVSGR, from the coding sequence ATGTCACGCCGCAGGAGTGTGCGGAGTTCGAGGAGCACTTCGACAAGCGCAAGGTCGAACTCGGGAACTGCGGCCGGCCCTACGGATCCTCCTGCCAGCACGAACACGCCTGCATCCGATGCCCCATGCTGCAGGTCAACCCGAAGATGCTGCCCAGGCTCGCGGAGATCGAAAGAGACCTGGTCCTGCGCCGCAGCGTACGAGCCCGGCGCCTCCCGCCTCGCGCTGGGCGGCCGGCCCCTGGACGAGCCGTACGTGAAGGACGGCGACCCGACGGCCGGTTCTGCCGGGCCGTTCTCGGTCACGGTCCCGCAGGGGCGCGTCTTCCTGCTCGGCGACAACCGCGGCAACTCCGCCGACTCCCGCTACCGCATGCGGATGACGCCGGGAGGCACCGTGCCGGTCACCCAGGTGCTCGGGGTGGCCCTCCCCGAGAAGGAGACCCTGCGCACCGGCGTCCTCTACGGCTCACTGATCATCGCGGGTGTCCTGGCCCTGCTGGCGTCCGCTGTCCTAGGCCTCCTCTGGCTGGCGGCCCGCCGGCGGCGGTCGGCCGTGCAGGGGGCCGGTCTGGGGAGCCATGGCGGTGGAACCCGCCGGTCCGCCGCGCCCGTGAGCGGTCCAGGGCGCCGTGTAACCGTCATGGGCAGCATGAGGCTGGCGTGGATCTCCTGGCCGGAGACGGCGGTGTTCGGGACGGGGGACCTGGGAGGGGTAGCGGATTTCGTCGGGCCACCGCAGCGCGTGCAGCGCAATCACGTCGCCCTGACGGGGATTGACACACCCATTGTCAGCGGCCGCTGA
- a CDS encoding SMI1/KNR4 family protein: MTQKFEFAASLAEGIEGRRGAWSFIQGFAAHWADALESGDGWAEADLVAAEERLGVWLPAALREAYLLFGRRRDLISNHDVLLGPAELYVDDANEALVLRHENQGAASWGILLDSLQDEDPAVFMRPDLADKSTERWEKWLERLSLCFVEIVLSESLQADEELCDFLDPDDTSIGLLEEIAVRLPFPVYPIGEEEYASRWFLGQDVLLRDDDGAAVLARGRTSEDLDRVRDLIPGDWLNDCR; the protein is encoded by the coding sequence ATGACACAAAAGTTCGAATTTGCTGCGTCTCTTGCCGAAGGCATCGAAGGCCGTAGAGGTGCATGGAGCTTCATCCAGGGCTTCGCTGCCCACTGGGCTGATGCCCTGGAGAGCGGTGACGGGTGGGCGGAGGCCGATCTGGTCGCTGCTGAGGAGAGGCTGGGTGTCTGGCTGCCGGCAGCGTTGCGTGAGGCATATCTGTTGTTCGGGCGCCGCCGGGACCTCATCAGCAACCACGATGTGCTGCTCGGCCCGGCCGAGCTGTATGTGGATGACGCCAATGAGGCACTGGTCTTGCGTCATGAGAACCAGGGAGCCGCATCATGGGGCATCCTCCTCGACAGCCTCCAGGACGAAGATCCTGCGGTGTTCATGCGACCTGACCTCGCCGACAAGAGCACCGAGCGCTGGGAGAAGTGGCTGGAGCGTCTTTCGCTTTGCTTCGTCGAGATCGTGCTGTCTGAGTCTCTGCAGGCCGATGAAGAGCTTTGCGATTTCCTCGACCCAGACGACACCAGCATCGGGCTGCTGGAGGAGATCGCCGTCCGGCTGCCTTTCCCCGTCTATCCCATCGGTGAGGAGGAGTACGCAAGTCGCTGGTTCCTGGGCCAGGACGTCCTTCTCCGTGACGACGACGGCGCTGCCGTTCTGGCCCGCGGTCGGACGTCAGAAGACCTCGACCGCGTTCGTGACCTGATCCCGGGTGACTGGCTCAACGACTGTCGCTGA
- a CDS encoding response regulator → MSVRVLLADDQPLMLLGLAILIGDTADLEVVGEAGDGREAVRLVRELRPDVVVMDIRMPGMDGIEATRQATAEPAPPKVLVLTTFDDDEYVYGALRAGASGFLLKSMALDAILEAIRVVAAGDALIAPSVTRRLIADFAGTSGSAAPEPDTAPAQDSRLIAEITDREREVLALVGQGLSNAEIAERLVISAATAKTHVARLFAKLEARDRVHLAIIAYENGLTPGRR, encoded by the coding sequence ATGAGCGTGCGGGTGCTGCTGGCCGACGACCAACCCCTGATGCTGCTCGGGCTCGCGATCCTGATCGGCGACACCGCCGACCTGGAGGTGGTCGGCGAGGCCGGCGACGGCCGCGAGGCGGTGCGCCTCGTGCGTGAACTACGGCCGGACGTCGTGGTGATGGACATCCGGATGCCGGGCATGGACGGGATCGAGGCGACCCGGCAGGCGACCGCCGAGCCGGCCCCGCCCAAGGTCTTGGTGCTGACGACCTTCGACGACGACGAGTACGTCTACGGCGCACTGCGCGCCGGGGCCAGCGGATTCCTGCTCAAGAGCATGGCCCTGGACGCGATCCTGGAAGCGATCCGCGTGGTGGCGGCCGGCGACGCGTTGATCGCGCCGAGCGTCACCCGACGGCTGATCGCCGACTTCGCCGGAACGTCCGGCTCCGCGGCCCCCGAACCGGACACCGCGCCCGCCCAGGACTCACGTCTCATCGCAGAGATCACCGACCGGGAGCGCGAGGTGCTGGCACTGGTCGGACAGGGACTGTCGAATGCCGAGATAGCCGAGCGGTTGGTGATCAGCGCGGCGACGGCGAAGACCCATGTCGCACGTCTGTTCGCCAAGCTCGAAGCCCGGGACCGCGTCCACCTGGCGATCATCGCCTACGAGAACGGACTCACGCCGGGTAGACGGTAG
- a CDS encoding sensor histidine kinase encodes MEELLQRLSTSERMTWLTDQAVVLATACFYAVMLCWSIAQVPHHEGLFRFPGLGPFQIQMMGLCVVLALPVLLMRRLPAAVFAAILGESVLGDIFGVRPWIVFVLLVVLGGYLAVRRPKAAAVGSVAAVVAAFVENINVYPGENIGDAAQWAGQFALWFAVAWVFGGVYRKRREYLGALHEQRAARAVMAERLRIARELHDSVAHSIGIITVLSGAAARVVDTKPEQTRQALTGIETTGRETLLELQRMLGALRRAEPDDAMPGAAPLAPAGSLADIPRLAERTADAGVRVHVTWQGEQRPLPPEIELSAFRIVQESVTNVVRHSGARTCRVAVGYEPTGVRIEVVDDGDDGPGTPGRPRPSAAAGGSGFGLLGMRERVTLLSGQFSAGRRPEGGFRVTARLPA; translated from the coding sequence ATGGAAGAGCTTCTCCAGCGTCTCTCGACATCGGAGCGCATGACCTGGCTGACGGACCAGGCCGTGGTGCTGGCCACCGCCTGCTTCTACGCGGTGATGCTCTGCTGGTCGATCGCTCAGGTTCCGCACCACGAAGGCCTGTTCCGGTTTCCCGGCCTCGGGCCCTTCCAGATCCAGATGATGGGTCTGTGCGTCGTGCTCGCCCTTCCGGTTCTGCTGATGCGCCGTCTGCCGGCGGCGGTCTTCGCGGCGATCCTGGGCGAATCGGTCCTCGGCGACATCTTCGGCGTGCGGCCCTGGATCGTGTTCGTCCTGCTCGTCGTCTTGGGCGGGTACCTCGCCGTCCGGCGGCCGAAGGCTGCCGCCGTCGGCTCCGTCGCGGCCGTCGTGGCCGCGTTCGTCGAGAACATCAACGTCTACCCCGGGGAGAACATCGGCGACGCGGCCCAGTGGGCCGGGCAGTTTGCGTTGTGGTTCGCGGTCGCGTGGGTCTTCGGGGGGGTGTATCGCAAACGCCGTGAATACCTCGGAGCCTTGCATGAGCAGAGGGCGGCCCGCGCCGTCATGGCCGAGCGGCTGCGGATCGCCCGCGAACTGCACGACAGCGTCGCGCACAGCATCGGGATCATCACGGTGCTGTCGGGAGCGGCGGCGCGGGTCGTGGACACCAAGCCCGAGCAGACGCGGCAGGCGCTGACCGGCATCGAGACCACCGGCCGGGAGACGCTGCTGGAGCTGCAGCGCATGCTCGGGGCGCTCCGCCGCGCCGAGCCGGACGACGCCATGCCGGGGGCCGCTCCGCTGGCGCCGGCCGGCAGCCTGGCCGATATCCCGCGGCTCGCCGAACGCACGGCCGACGCCGGGGTGCGGGTCCACGTGACCTGGCAGGGCGAGCAGCGTCCGCTGCCGCCGGAGATCGAGCTGTCGGCGTTCCGGATCGTCCAGGAGTCGGTGACGAACGTGGTGCGGCATTCCGGGGCGCGGACGTGCCGGGTCGCGGTCGGTTACGAGCCGACAGGAGTGAGGATCGAGGTGGTGGACGACGGGGACGACGGTCCCGGCACGCCCGGCCGTCCGAGGCCCTCGGCGGCGGCCGGCGGGAGCGGCTTCGGCCTGCTCGGCATGCGCGAGCGGGTGACGTTGCTGTCCGGCCAGTTCAGCGCGGGCCGGCGTCCGGAGGGCGGATTCCGGGTGACGGCGAGGCTCCCGGCATGA
- a CDS encoding alpha/beta hydrolase family protein: MKRNRRISAVAVLALAALVTGTGAGFAATTTPSATPVATHAFDTAPATATAPTRSFQGTLPAPTGSYAAGEDVIHLTDASRPDPWVPSSGPRQLTVTMVYPAVPETGTPAPYMTLAEAAGHIQHGKIPASSGITPQNLSSVTTHTFDRARPQRGKYPLVVLSPGFGDPRMVLTSLATDLASHGYVVALVGHTHEDSGETLANGQTPPCAICDDPNLDMDTVTASRALDVSFVIDQLTHGNTAWRLAHLIDKHEIGMAGHSIGGAAAATTMIADPRVLAGVNMDGTFHPAPMPGQINRPFLMLGAAAYHSAGGGDNWGQAWAALGGYKKWLAVTGANHPSFTDVDLLEEEAGFPTPPLDPERGIVITREYVTAFFDQTLKGIHSSLLDGPSPNNPEVRFQY, from the coding sequence ATGAAACGCAATCGCCGTATCAGCGCTGTCGCGGTGCTGGCGCTCGCCGCCCTCGTCACCGGAACCGGCGCCGGGTTCGCCGCCACGACCACACCGTCGGCCACACCGGTGGCCACGCACGCGTTCGACACCGCACCGGCCACGGCCACCGCGCCCACACGGTCCTTCCAAGGCACGCTCCCCGCGCCGACCGGCTCCTACGCCGCCGGCGAGGACGTCATCCACCTCACCGACGCGAGCCGTCCCGACCCGTGGGTGCCGTCATCCGGCCCCCGCCAACTGACCGTCACGATGGTCTACCCGGCCGTCCCCGAGACCGGGACTCCGGCCCCTTACATGACCCTCGCCGAGGCAGCCGGACACATCCAGCACGGGAAGATACCGGCGAGCTCCGGCATCACCCCGCAGAACCTTTCCAGCGTCACCACTCACACCTTCGACCGCGCGCGGCCGCAGAGGGGCAAGTATCCGCTGGTGGTCCTCTCACCCGGGTTCGGGGACCCGCGCATGGTGCTCACCTCGCTCGCGACCGACCTGGCCAGTCACGGCTATGTCGTCGCGCTCGTCGGCCACACCCACGAGGACAGCGGCGAGACGCTGGCGAACGGCCAGACGCCGCCGTGCGCGATCTGCGATGACCCGAACCTCGACATGGACACGGTCACCGCCAGCCGCGCGCTGGACGTGTCCTTCGTGATCGACCAGTTGACGCATGGCAATACCGCGTGGCGCCTGGCACACCTCATCGACAAGCACGAGATCGGCATGGCCGGACACTCCATCGGCGGAGCGGCGGCCGCCACCACGATGATCGCCGACCCGCGAGTACTGGCCGGAGTGAACATGGACGGCACCTTCCACCCGGCCCCGATGCCCGGCCAGATCAACCGGCCGTTCCTCATGCTGGGTGCGGCCGCCTACCACTCGGCCGGCGGTGGCGACAACTGGGGGCAGGCCTGGGCCGCCCTCGGCGGCTACAAGAAGTGGCTGGCGGTCACCGGCGCCAACCATCCCAGCTTCACCGACGTGGACCTGCTCGAGGAGGAGGCCGGGTTCCCGACGCCGCCCCTCGACCCCGAACGTGGAATCGTGATCACGCGTGAGTACGTGACGGCGTTCTTCGACCAGACGCTGAAGGGGATCCACAGTTCGCTGCTGGACGGCCCCTCGCCGAACAATCCGGAAGTACGCTTCCAGTACTAG
- a CDS encoding DDE-type integrase/transposase/recombinase, whose protein sequence is MKKENPARTAAQIQRILRTTQGWSPTDRTLQRHFADAGLTGAGGEKSVFGRFEATRGNELWTGDALHGPKIGGRKTYLFAFIDDHSRAIVGHRFGFAGDTVRLAAALRPALSSRGVPESIYVDNGLAFVDSWLLRACASLAIRLTHSKPGRPQGRGKIERFFRTVRDQFLVELGDERAGRIEHLTEMNRLFTAWVETVYQRTVHSETGQPPIERWLGSIPRPPPLPLPSPADLREAFLWSEFRTVTKTATVNLHGNSYEVDPMLAGTKVELVFDPFDLTEIEVRASGKTAGKALPHRVGRHTHPKVSPETPPEPGPRRLESTT, encoded by the coding sequence TTGAAGAAGGAGAATCCCGCCCGCACGGCCGCGCAGATCCAGCGGATCCTGCGGACCACACAGGGCTGGTCGCCGACCGACCGGACCCTGCAGCGGCACTTCGCTGACGCCGGCCTGACCGGCGCTGGCGGCGAGAAGAGCGTGTTCGGCCGGTTCGAGGCAACCCGCGGCAACGAGCTGTGGACCGGGGACGCGCTCCACGGGCCGAAGATCGGCGGCCGGAAGACTTACTTGTTCGCGTTCATCGACGATCACAGCCGGGCGATCGTGGGTCACCGGTTCGGGTTCGCCGGGGACACCGTCCGCCTGGCCGCGGCCCTGCGGCCCGCGCTGTCTTCCCGCGGGGTCCCGGAGTCGATCTACGTCGACAACGGGTTGGCGTTCGTGGACTCGTGGCTCTTGCGGGCCTGCGCGTCCCTGGCCATCCGGCTCACCCACTCCAAGCCCGGCCGGCCGCAGGGCCGGGGCAAGATCGAACGGTTCTTCCGCACCGTCCGTGACCAGTTCCTGGTCGAGCTCGGTGACGAACGTGCCGGCCGGATTGAGCACCTCACCGAGATGAACAGGCTTTTCACCGCGTGGGTGGAGACGGTCTATCAGCGCACGGTGCACTCGGAGACGGGGCAGCCTCCGATCGAACGGTGGCTGGGTTCGATTCCCCGGCCGCCGCCGCTGCCGCTGCCCAGCCCCGCTGATCTTCGGGAGGCGTTTCTGTGGTCAGAGTTCCGGACCGTGACGAAGACCGCGACGGTCAACCTGCACGGCAACAGCTACGAGGTCGACCCGATGCTGGCCGGAACGAAGGTCGAGCTGGTCTTCGACCCGTTCGACCTGACCGAGATCGAGGTGAGGGCCTCGGGGAAGACGGCGGGCAAGGCACTCCCGCACCGGGTGGGCCGTCACACCCATCCCAAGGTGAGCCCGGAGACACCGCCGGAGCCGGGGCCCCGCCGACTGGAATCGACTACCTGA
- a CDS encoding ExeA family protein, protein MLHQHHSHREAAARIAWCINYWAIGVVTGEVGSGKTVALKGAVASLDPARFTVIYQPNPEVGMRGLYDRIVTSLGGTPKFHLSALATQASAALAAEVDERGRTPAVVIDESHLLDHQELDAIRMLTNYDMDSTTPFAVLLIGQPTLRKRMKHGVLAARDQRISTSYQMPTMTKEETASYIKHHVTIAGRQDPLFSDDAIELIHLTSRGLPRSVNNIAWQSLIAAFTEEKGIVDESSTRTAITETHATE, encoded by the coding sequence ATGCTCCACCAGCACCACTCCCACCGGGAAGCCGCCGCCCGCATCGCGTGGTGCATCAACTACTGGGCGATCGGCGTGGTCACCGGCGAAGTCGGATCCGGCAAGACCGTCGCCCTCAAGGGCGCCGTCGCCTCCCTGGACCCGGCCCGGTTCACGGTCATCTACCAGCCCAACCCCGAGGTCGGCATGCGCGGCCTCTACGACCGCATCGTCACCAGCCTGGGTGGCACCCCCAAGTTCCACCTGTCCGCTCTCGCCACCCAGGCATCCGCCGCCCTGGCCGCCGAGGTCGACGAACGGGGCAGGACGCCGGCCGTCGTGATCGACGAGTCACACCTCCTCGACCACCAGGAGCTGGACGCGATCCGCATGCTCACCAACTACGACATGGACTCCACCACGCCGTTCGCGGTGTTGCTGATCGGCCAGCCCACCCTGCGCAAACGTATGAAGCACGGCGTCCTGGCGGCCCGGGACCAGCGGATCTCTACCAGCTATCAGATGCCCACGATGACGAAAGAGGAGACCGCCAGCTACATCAAGCACCACGTCACGATCGCCGGACGTCAGGACCCCCTGTTCTCCGACGACGCCATCGAACTCATCCACCTCACCAGCCGCGGCCTGCCCCGCTCCGTCAACAACATCGCCTGGCAGTCCCTCATCGCCGCCTTCACCGAGGAGAAGGGCATCGTCGACGAGTCCTCCACCCGCACTGCCATCACCGAGACCCACGCGACAGAGTGA
- a CDS encoding Ku protein has protein sequence MTPSRATATGDEYVLVEPKELYEIAPGRSRSVDIAGFVDLAEVDPIFFDKTYYLAPRGAEYGKVYALLEQALAKTGKAGIATFYSAGWRRSATTSSPASSRPSAKAGWVLSDAEDEHEGDVLVVDGMGWDETTPAAVRPPGSS, from the coding sequence ATGACACCGTCAAGGGCTACGGCAACTGGCGACGAGTACGTCCTGGTCGAGCCGAAAGAGCTGTACGAGATCGCTCCCGGCCGCTCCCGCTCGGTGGACATCGCCGGGTTCGTCGACCTGGCAGAGGTAGACCCGATCTTCTTCGACAAGACCTACTACCTCGCCCCCCGCGGCGCCGAGTACGGGAAGGTCTACGCCCTGCTGGAGCAGGCATTGGCCAAGACCGGCAAGGCGGGAATCGCCACCTTCTACTCGGCTGGTTGGAGGAGATCCGCGACAACCTCGTCGCCCGCATCGTCGAGGCCGAGCGCGAAGGCTGGCTGGGTGTTGAGCGACGCTGAAGATGAGCATGAAGGCGACGTGCTGGTTGTCGATGGGATGGGATGGGATGAAACGACCCCGGCGGCCGTCAGGCCGCCGGGGTCGTCGTGA
- a CDS encoding IS481 family transposase — MPPSPQQQRDRQAQRRLAVLRHAEEVTGNVSLTCRYYGISRNCFYKWQRRYQEEGLDGLRDRSSAPHTSPNATDADIVNKIVYLRQNYHFGPMKIKMYLKRYHDIDIACSAVYRILKRLDLNRLPASQRYKRHDRRHTRYEKQLPGNRVQIDVKFIEPVGAPAATGKTPAPVTGEAPKTRRRAKYYQFTAIDDCTRLRVLRIYPRCDQKTAVQFLDYVLERLPFHVEVIQTDNGAEFQSAFHWHVLDKGIAHTYIKPASPHLNGKVERSHRIDAEEFYRMLAGVVIDDTGVLNEKLREWEDYYNYHRPHGALDGQTPYERLKQKTQARM, encoded by the coding sequence ATGCCCCCTTCGCCGCAACAGCAGCGGGACCGCCAGGCCCAGCGACGTCTGGCGGTGCTGCGACACGCCGAGGAGGTCACCGGGAACGTCTCGCTGACCTGCCGGTACTACGGAATCAGCCGAAACTGCTTCTACAAGTGGCAGCGCCGCTACCAGGAGGAAGGGCTCGACGGGCTTCGCGACCGCTCCAGCGCGCCGCACACCAGCCCAAACGCCACCGACGCCGACATCGTGAACAAGATCGTCTACCTCCGGCAGAACTACCACTTCGGCCCGATGAAGATCAAGATGTACCTCAAGCGATACCACGACATCGACATCGCCTGTTCAGCCGTATACCGCATCCTGAAACGACTGGACCTGAACCGACTGCCCGCCTCTCAGCGCTACAAGCGCCACGACCGGCGCCACACACGCTACGAGAAGCAGCTGCCCGGCAACCGCGTCCAGATCGACGTCAAGTTCATCGAGCCCGTCGGTGCCCCGGCCGCGACGGGCAAGACCCCGGCCCCGGTCACAGGCGAAGCCCCCAAGACCCGCCGCCGGGCCAAGTACTACCAGTTCACCGCGATCGACGACTGCACCCGGTTGCGGGTCCTGCGGATCTACCCGCGGTGCGACCAGAAGACCGCAGTCCAATTCCTCGATTACGTCCTGGAGCGGCTGCCGTTCCACGTCGAAGTCATCCAGACGGACAACGGAGCAGAGTTCCAGTCCGCCTTCCACTGGCACGTGCTCGACAAGGGCATTGCCCACACCTACATCAAGCCGGCGTCCCCGCACCTCAACGGCAAGGTCGAACGCTCACACCGCATCGACGCCGAGGAGTTCTACCGCATGCTTGCCGGCGTCGTCATCGACGACACCGGCGTGCTGAACGAAAAGCTCCGAGAATGGGAGGACTACTACAACTACCACCGCCCACACGGCGCTCTCGACGGCCAGACACCCTACGAACGCCTCAAGCAGAAGACCCAGGCCCGGATGTAA
- a CDS encoding matrixin family metalloprotease, which translates to MIAWEDETQFDDARTYAVGQWSAGALTRVKFHPDTVSEIADLEWNDINSGSGDWESVLGQWSGRPGTDTITLNAFYLGAKGSRGTTAHRRRVATHELGHALGFCHKADTAASVMWTDNSAAARFGIDGVREFDRKAYHQLWG; encoded by the coding sequence GTGATCGCGTGGGAGGACGAGACCCAGTTCGACGACGCACGCACCTACGCGGTCGGACAATGGAGCGCCGGGGCACTCACACGGGTGAAGTTCCACCCGGACACGGTCTCGGAGATCGCCGACCTGGAGTGGAACGACATCAACAGCGGGAGCGGGGACTGGGAGAGCGTCCTGGGCCAATGGTCGGGCCGGCCTGGCACCGACACGATCACGCTGAACGCCTTCTACCTCGGCGCCAAGGGCAGCCGGGGCACCACCGCCCACCGGCGCCGGGTCGCCACGCACGAGCTCGGCCACGCGCTCGGCTTCTGCCACAAGGCCGACACGGCGGCCTCGGTCATGTGGACAGACAACAGTGCGGCGGCCCGCTTCGGCATCGACGGCGTCCGGGAGTTCGACCGCAAGGCCTACCACCAGTTGTGGGGATGA
- a CDS encoding DUF6247 family protein, translated as MSAQPEYAPAPPPAPEPTAAVELLARVRKAPRAAQWVPAFEHDWAQALEASRHSYSLTPLHEVVRVWKARLASASAVDAFIASGLDDSDGIGLEDVLGARS; from the coding sequence TTGAGCGCCCAGCCCGAATACGCGCCCGCACCACCCCCGGCCCCCGAGCCCACCGCGGCTGTGGAGCTCCTTGCCCGGGTCCGCAAGGCCCCCCGGGCCGCGCAATGGGTGCCGGCGTTCGAGCATGACTGGGCCCAGGCCCTGGAGGCGTCCCGGCACAGCTACAGCCTCACCCCGCTCCACGAGGTCGTCCGCGTTTGGAAGGCCCGTCTGGCATCCGCCTCGGCCGTCGACGCATTCATCGCCTCCGGGCTGGACGACTCCGACGGCATCGGCCTGGAAGACGTCCTGGGCGCGCGTTCATGA